The following proteins are co-located in the Haliotis asinina isolate JCU_RB_2024 chromosome 13, JCU_Hal_asi_v2, whole genome shotgun sequence genome:
- the LOC137259842 gene encoding ankyrin repeat and SOCS box protein 2-like, which translates to MELSTVVFLSLVLCGMVDVHAGDSLESLTIRVEVVEQDLSLWKYSNTKSVTKLTKKFKVWKESLKEELTSTILPSLIKPLVEKEITNILTEDDIGHRITGQVRDEVHSLKDNMQYIKTRLRAITRDLRHVERESDTYRKSVRKERSELTKDIRALQMQVNQTVVRATSRARMLTSRLNQIIGDLLETNQTLTGLTQDFRTLNTSFVVTEREIKSYREGLQEMKRNVSSDIQSLNIQLNQTISDQFHTNQTLAGLTQDFTTLNTSCCGMRKEIKEPSTTTYPGTTEASTDPSRNNTSPPTPVTTQDLQASTTDASENLTPSTTVPPSPGTTQDSDTHATPSPAAGRDLYYASSRGDLETVKRILAEGHVDINYRGDYSKTPVMMAAQIGHRDVVEFLMGRGADMSLVDRGGNNVLYFACAGGDLETVKLILSMNVVDINVRNNYGYTAADWARGRRHQRVLDLLVSRGAH; encoded by the exons ATGGAGCTATCAACAGTTGTATTCCTGAGTCTTGTACTGTGCGGTATGGTAGATGTACATGCTGGTGACAGTTTGGAAAGTCTCACTATACGTGTGGAGGTAGTTGAACAAGACCTTAGCCTTTGGAAATATTCAAATACTAAAAGTGTGACTAAACTGACGAAGAAATTTAAGGTTTGGAAGGAGTCACTGAAAGAAGAACTGACTTCAACAATACTTCCTTCATTGATAAAACCTCTCGTAGAAAAAGAGATTACAAACATCCTAACTGAAGATGATATTGGGCATCGGATCACCGGACAAGTTCGAGATGAAGTTCACAGCTTAAaggacaacatgcaatacataaaGACACGACTTCGAGCAATAACACGAGACTTAAGGCATGTCGAGCGGGAAAGTGACACCTACAGAAAAAGTGTTAGAAAAGAACGTAGCGAGTTGACCAAAGACATCCGGGCTCTTCAGATGCAGGTGAATCAGACAGTAGTTCGTGCAACCTCACGTGCACGGATGCTGACATCACGACTCAATCAGATCATTGGTGACCTTCTTGAGACAAACCAGACACTCACTGGCCTCACACAGGACTTCAGGACGCTGAATACCAGTTTTGTGGTGACGGAgagagaaataaaatcataccgAGAGGGCTTGCAGGAAATGAAGAGAAACGTATCCTCAGATATTCAGAGTTTAAACATTCAACTGAATCAGACCATTAGTGACCAGTTTCACACGAACCAGACACTCGCTGGCCTCACACAGGACTTCACGACGCTGAATACCAGTTGCTGTGGGATGAGGAAAGAGATCAAGGAGCCTTCAACCACGACATATCCTGGAACAACAGAAG CTTCGACTGACCCGAGCCGGAACAACACGTCTCCACCAACGCCAGTAACGACACAAGACCTACAGG CCTCCACGACTGACGCGAGTGAGAATCTGACACCCAGCACGACGGTTCCACCATCGCCAGGgacgacacaagactctgatACACACG cgacTCCATCACCAGCAGCAGGCCGCGACCTCTACTACGCCAGCAGTCGCGGTGACCTGGAGACagtgaagcggatcctggcCGAGGGTCACGTGGACATCAACTATAGAGGAGACTACAGCAAGACACCGGTGATGATGGCAGCACAGATTGGACACAGGGATGTGGTGGAGTTCCTGATGGGTAGAGGGGCTGATATGTCACTGGTGGACAGGGGCGGTAACAACGTCCTTTACTTCGCCTGTGCAGGTGGCGACCTGGAGACGGTGAAGCTGATACTGTCCATGAACGTGGTGGACATCAACGTCAGGAACAACTACGGGTACACAGCGGCCGACTGGGCGAGAGGCAGGAGACATCAGCGAGTGTTGGATctcctggtgtcacgtggtGCACACTGA